AAATCCACCGAAGCCCCTTTCATTTGCACAATCATTACGTAGTCGCATACATTAAATCCTGTAGCCTCATCCACTTCTAAAGTTGTAGAGTTGGGAATGTTGATAACGGATGCATAATGATTATAGTTTACCCCACCAGAAGCATAACTAATCCAATAACCATTATCAGACGTAGGAGAAGTGAAACTTGGGGGAACAAAGTTAATATTTAAGTCATAGCTTATCCAGCCTGAAGCAGGACCACAAGTCCAACTATCTACCCATATAAAGTAAGTATTTCCAGCAACTATAGTAGCTGTTATAGTAGCGGGATTGCCCGTAGCTGAACCTATACAAGTACCTATATTAGGGCAATTTTGGAAAAGAAAAATTCCGCCCCAAGTGACCCAGCCGCCACATGCTGCGGTTACATTCATAGTTATGGTTATATTACCACTACAAGGAGCAGTGAAAGCATATAATCGGTCTGCTTCATTTTGATGAGATGTACCCAATGAACAGCCCCCTATTCCTGAATAATCATTAGCGTAACCATTCGTAGTTTGACCAACTAATGTAGTCGGAATAGTAATAGGAGAAGCCAAAGCAGCAGCACAATTATCTCCTCCTTGGGCATAAGCTCTGTATAAAACGCAGAGCAAGCATGTTAAAACAATGTAAATTCTTTTCATAATGCAAAACTAAACAAAAAAAAGTAAAACTGCAATAAGAAAAAAAATATTTATTAAGTTTCGTAACTTTACATTATGCGAGAAAAATCGCTTTTTCAAAAAAAATAAATCCTACTTTGATTAAGTTTCATAAGGTTTATTTGTAGGAGATAAATTCAGATAAATTGTATTCTTTGTAAGCATATTCTGTTTTTGCCATCTTGAGAAATCTTACTAAATATCTAAAAAATTCTTGTTGGTATTTTGTGAAACGCATTGTGAAACTTTTTAAGACATTGAAATCCAAATAAATACAAAAGATTTAGAAAAATTATTTTTGAGTTGTGGAACTTTACTGTATTTTTACACGAAAATATCTGAATATATGGCTAAAATTATTGCAATAGCAAATCAAAAAGGGGGAGTAGGTAAGACTACCACAGCTATCAACTTAGCAGCTAGTTTGGCAGTGATGGAATACAAAACACTCTTAGTAGATATAGATCCCCAAGCTAATGCTACTAGCGGACTTGGTTTTGATCCACAAAAAATTGAAAACAGTATATATGAGTGTATTATAGATAGCAGTATACATCCTAGCACAACGATACTTAAAACACAATTAGCGTATTTGCATCTACTACCCTCACACATAGATTTAGTAGGTGCAGAAGTGGAAATGGTTAACATGCCCAATCGTGAGCGCGTAATGAAAGGTGTTTTGGAAAAAATAGCCAAAGATTATCAATTTATTATTTTAGATTGTAGTCCTAGCTTGGGGCTGATTACAATCAATGCTTTGACAAGCGCAGATTCGGTTATTATACCTGTGCAATGTGAATTTTTTGCTATGGAAGGATTGGGAAAGCTGCTTAGTACCATCAAAATTGTTCAGCAAAGACTTAATCCAAAATTAGAAATAGAGGGAATTTTACTTACAATG
The DNA window shown above is from Bacteroidia bacterium and carries:
- a CDS encoding AAA family ATPase, with the protein product MAKIIAIANQKGGVGKTTTAINLAASLAVMEYKTLLVDIDPQANATSGLGFDPQKIENSIYECIIDSSIHPSTTILKTQLAYLHLLPSHIDLVGAEVEMVNMPNRERVMKGVLEKIAKDYQFIILDCSPSLGLITINALTSADSVIIPVQCEFFAMEGLGKLLSTIKIVQQRLNPKLEIEGILLTMYDSRLRLSNQVVEEMQQHFQQLVFDTIIQRNTKLSEAPSFGLPIILFDASSKGAENYMRLACELLKKNNMLKSEETDIKERLSKINIS